The sequence below is a genomic window from Thalassoroseus pseudoceratinae.
CAAGCGGTGCTGTTGGAATTGCAGCGGGTGATTTACCGCTTTGAAGGCAGCGTCAATAAGCTCTCGGTTGATGACAAAGGTGTGACAATGGTGGCGGCGTTTGGGTTGCCACCATTGTCTCACGAAGACGATCAACGACGAGCCGTGCAAACCGCGATCGCGTTGCGTGAGTTTCTCGACCAACCTGGTTGCGGCATTGGCATTGCCACGGGGCGAGTGTTTTGCGGTTCCGTCGGAGCACGAAGTCGGCGGGAATATACAATCATCGGCGATGCGGTGAATCTCGCCGCCCGATTGATGCAAGAGGCCAACGCCGACAATCGAATTCTCGTTGATGAATCGACGTGGCGAGCCTGCAAAAACAGTTTGCCATTTGGACCGGCGAATACGCTCCACTTGAAGGGCAAAGAGGGAGCAATCACCGCGTACGAACCGTTGCCAGACGTCCCCCCCACGCACGACAACGACTCGGAACCGTTTTCGTTTGTCGGCCGCCACGCGGAACGGGATATCATTCAGCATCGAATCGCGGCATTGGCACAGACTGAGAAACATGGCGTTGTGATCATCGAAGGCGAGGCGGGAATCGGAAAGAGTTTTCTGATCGATGAACTCATCCGGCAAGCGAACCACGAGGGAATTCGCGTGTGCCTGGGTGTTGGCAACGCCATCGAAAAATCGCTGCCATACGTCGGTTGGCAAGCGATTGCCGAAGAGTTGCTCACCGATGACTTCCAAGAAACTCACAAAGAACTCGCGGAAGTTTTTTCCTTGATGAACGCGATTGTGCCGCTCGGATTGCCGGAGACGGAAACGACTCGGCAAATGAGTGCCGCCGCCCGAGCCGACAACACGCGACAAATCCTGATTAAACTGATTCGCCATGCTGCCTCGAAGAATCAACTTTTGTTAATCCTCGACGATGCCCAATGGATCGACTCGGCATCCTGGGCGATTGTTCGATCGCTGGGCCCGGTGATCGAGCGATACAAACTACCGATCCTGCTTGTCATCGCCACACGTCCGTTTGATGACCAAACGCCAGAGGAATACGCCGCACTTCGGCAGTCGCCACAGGTCGACAAAATTGATTTGCTTCCGTTTTCTTACGAAGACTGCCAACGTCTCATTTGTGACCAACTGCAGACCGAATCGGCACCGAATGAGGTTGTCGATTGGATTTACCGTCGCAGCGAAGGTCATCCGTTGTATTGTGCGGAGCTGACGCATTTGCTCTGCGACACCGAACGGCTCCATGTTCAAGACGGTCTTCCCGAGTTGCAATGTTCGTTAGAGGAATTGGAACGTCTCAATTTTCCCGAAGCCGTACAGGGTGTTATCCGAGGCCGCTTGGACCGCCTCACGCCCGAACAACAAATGCTCGTCAAAACCGCGAGTATCGTGGGACGGATTTTTGAACTTCGCGTGGTGCGGTCGGCCTATCCCATCGAAACCAAACGCAACCTGCTGCCCAACTATTTGCAAACGCTGCAGCAGCGTGACATCACCATTCCAGAGCGACGTGTCGAACCGGCTCACGCCTTCAAACACGCCTTGATTCAGGAAGTTGCCTACAATTTGATGCTGGCCGAACACCGTCGGCGATTGCATCAGAGCGTGGCTATTTTCTACGAACGGTTGATCGAATCGGGCGAGCCCGTCGAAGGGTTGGCCAATGCGTATCCTCTGTTGGCATATCATTGGCAACGTGCCGAAGATGATCAGAAAACGCGGGAGTATGAACAACTCGCCGGTGAGTACGCCTTGCAAAACGCTGCCTATCGGGAGGCGAAAGCGTATCTCACCGATGCGTTAGCCAACTGGCGTCGGCATGTTGGTTCGGTCCCCGCGTTGCGACTAGCACGTCTGGAGCGACAAATTGGGGAAGCGTGCTTCGGATTAGGACAACTCACCGAAAGTCGACAACACTGCCTTGCTTCGCTTGAGGCACTCGAGGAAAGCGTTCCGACAACTAGCCTGGGTCAAGCCGGACGAATCGGGTTGCAAGTGACCCGCCATTTGGGACGCTGGGCATTGCGTGCCGCGAGGCTTCTTCGGGAATCGAAGGAAACGCCTGATCCGAACGAATCGCCAACACTCGAGGCGGCACGAGGATTCGATTTGCTCATGGAATTGAGTTATTTGGCGAACGATTCCAACGCAATGTTGTTTTCCGCAATGCGAATGCTGAACCTCGCCGAGCAAGCCGGTCCGTCACCGGAACTGGCCCGTGCTCGGGCGACCGTCGGGCTCACCGTTGGCCTGGTTCCGCTGAAACGTTCGGCAAACGCTCATTTCCGTGCGGCACGTCAAACGGCCGACGCGACGAGTCACCTGCCGTCGCAAGCGTGGGTGGCATTGCTCCAGGCGGTTTACCATGTCGGCCGAGGCGATTGGCAAATTGCTCGGGAATGCGTGGCGGAGTCCCGGGACCACTATCGTCGACTTGGAGACCGACGCAATCAAGGGTCATTATTTGCCATTGAAGGAGTCACGTATTTCTTCCGTGGCGACTACCAAACTGGTCTCGATATTTGGACCGACCTCCACGAATTTGCTAACCGAGGTGATGATGTCTTACAGCAAGCATGGGGGTACGGCGGACGGGCGTTGAACACGCTTCGACTGGGGGATGCCGCGACCGCAGCGGAATTGGCTCATCAAGGTTTGGAGCGGTTCCGCACCAATCGTGATTTCATTTCGGAAGTCACAACGCGAGGTGTTCTGACCGTGGCGAGTTTGCGGCTGGACGACTGGGACGCCGCCGCCACCGCGGCCGATCGAACTTGGCAGCAACTGCAAGAACTCGGACGACCATCGGCGTACTATCTTTTGGAAGCGTACTCCGCCGTCATCGAGTACCGAATGGCGACGGTTCGTCAGCGACATCGGACCGATGCGGAGACGATCAACTCTGTTCGCGAAGCTCTGCGAGCCCTGCAAACTTACGCGAAGGTGTTTCCCATTGGGCAACCGAGAACCTTGCTATGGAAAGGTCGATGGGCACTCCTGCAAGGTGAGAAATCTCAAGCCATCCGAAACTGGCAGCGAGCAATGACCATCGCCCGCGAACTGCAAATGGATGCCGAGGAACACACCGCGGAACGCGAACTGATGGCAGTCGATGCCAACCAACCCGCTGCGTCTACAGAACTTTGACGACGACCATCGTCACATCATCCTTCTGTTCGAAATGATCGGCAAACTCCACCGATTGTTGATAGAGCCGTCGAATGATCTCCCGGCTGCTCTCCGCACGGGATTCGTACAGCAAATCCAATGTTGGTTGCCAACCTAACATCTCTTGATCGGAATCAGACGTTTCCCGCAATCCATCGGTCGGAATAAACAAGATATCCCCCTGTGATAACGACACCGTTTCCGTGGTCGGTGAGGCATCGTTACGCAGCATTCCCAAAACCATTCCCGTATTCACAAGTTTTTCGACCGTCCCATTCGATCTCATCAAGCGAGCATCGTGACCGGCTCCCGCGTAGCGAAGTTTTCGTTTCCCCGGTTCGATCTGAACCAAGAACAACGAGACGAACGAACCTTCCGCCATGTCGTCGCAAAGATGACGATTTAGCTGGTTCAGACTTTCCGTGAGATCAAGCCCGCTCTGCAGCAACGCCCGCAAACACACACGGGTTTCCACCATGTGCAATGCCGGCCCGAGTCCATGCCCGCTCACATCGCCGACCGCAATCACCACCGAGCCATCGGCCAATGTGATAAAGTCGTAGTAGTCACCGCAGGCGAGTTCCGCAGAGTAGGCAGCTCCCGCGATTTCAAAACCCGGAATCACCGGCGATCCGGACGGATAAAGACGCTGCTGCACGCGTTCGGCCGCTTCAAGTTCTGCCAAAGCATGTCGATGTTTCATGCTGTCGGTTAAGTCGCGAAACGTAACGACCACACCAATCGTTTCATCACCGTCCTGAATGGGCGAAGCCGTGTACTCGACTGGAAAACCAGTTCCATCGGATCGCCAAAAAACTTCGTGGTCGACCTGCCGAGGTTGGCCGTCTCGTAGAACCGAATGAATCGGACATTCCTCGACTGGGTACGGGCTTCCGTCGGCATGCTTGAAATGCAAAACGTCGTGTTGTTTTTTTCCAACTAGTTCTTGCGCT
It includes:
- a CDS encoding adenylate/guanylate cyclase domain-containing protein, producing the protein MVVPLEAYASYVPRHLVERFQADPAPPHEPREENRTAVLLFADIAGFTRLTETLAQEDSDGTEKLTGILNRFFGQLIAVVEGFGGDVIKFAGDALLAVWSVKDDELLSSVMRKAIRCALMAQQKLTPFEAEGQSLAMRISVHAGPVRLLELGGGLGRWELLILGDPLQKLCGTDLRSDVGTVAVSRSAWEPVKDQFAGEIRENGSVVLEPSVSNVSIDQATNLPIAPSMERALRAFIPGAVVTRLASGLTDWLAELRWITALFIHLPMLDFDVPIESAQAVLLELQRVIYRFEGSVNKLSVDDKGVTMVAAFGLPPLSHEDDQRRAVQTAIALREFLDQPGCGIGIATGRVFCGSVGARSRREYTIIGDAVNLAARLMQEANADNRILVDESTWRACKNSLPFGPANTLHLKGKEGAITAYEPLPDVPPTHDNDSEPFSFVGRHAERDIIQHRIAALAQTEKHGVVIIEGEAGIGKSFLIDELIRQANHEGIRVCLGVGNAIEKSLPYVGWQAIAEELLTDDFQETHKELAEVFSLMNAIVPLGLPETETTRQMSAAARADNTRQILIKLIRHAASKNQLLLILDDAQWIDSASWAIVRSLGPVIERYKLPILLVIATRPFDDQTPEEYAALRQSPQVDKIDLLPFSYEDCQRLICDQLQTESAPNEVVDWIYRRSEGHPLYCAELTHLLCDTERLHVQDGLPELQCSLEELERLNFPEAVQGVIRGRLDRLTPEQQMLVKTASIVGRIFELRVVRSAYPIETKRNLLPNYLQTLQQRDITIPERRVEPAHAFKHALIQEVAYNLMLAEHRRRLHQSVAIFYERLIESGEPVEGLANAYPLLAYHWQRAEDDQKTREYEQLAGEYALQNAAYREAKAYLTDALANWRRHVGSVPALRLARLERQIGEACFGLGQLTESRQHCLASLEALEESVPTTSLGQAGRIGLQVTRHLGRWALRAARLLRESKETPDPNESPTLEAARGFDLLMELSYLANDSNAMLFSAMRMLNLAEQAGPSPELARARATVGLTVGLVPLKRSANAHFRAARQTADATSHLPSQAWVALLQAVYHVGRGDWQIARECVAESRDHYRRLGDRRNQGSLFAIEGVTYFFRGDYQTGLDIWTDLHEFANRGDDVLQQAWGYGGRALNTLRLGDAATAAELAHQGLERFRTNRDFISEVTTRGVLTVASLRLDDWDAAATAADRTWQQLQELGRPSAYYLLEAYSAVIEYRMATVRQRHRTDAETINSVREALRALQTYAKVFPIGQPRTLLWKGRWALLQGEKSQAIRNWQRAMTIARELQMDAEEHTAERELMAVDANQPAASTEL
- a CDS encoding SpoIIE family protein phosphatase, whose amino-acid sequence is MNAEFPPVPDGEPYLRDLVDNTSAVIYVKDLAGRYLHINRKWAELFSVEQEEMVGKTDYHVFPAETAAAFQENDRRVAEEGRVIQFQEVVPQDDGIHIYLSVKFPLRDEQGRIYAMSGISTDITDRVAAEQEREQVSHRLQLILDSVNEGVYGLDCEGRTTFINAAGAKMIGWPAQELVGKKQHDVLHFKHADGSPYPVEECPIHSVLRDGQPRQVDHEVFWRSDGTGFPVEYTASPIQDGDETIGVVVTFRDLTDSMKHRHALAELEAAERVQQRLYPSGSPVIPGFEIAGAAYSAELACGDYYDFITLADGSVVIAVGDVSGHGLGPALHMVETRVCLRALLQSGLDLTESLNQLNRHLCDDMAEGSFVSLFLVQIEPGKRKLRYAGAGHDARLMRSNGTVEKLVNTGMVLGMLRNDASPTTETVSLSQGDILFIPTDGLRETSDSDQEMLGWQPTLDLLYESRAESSREIIRRLYQQSVEFADHFEQKDDVTMVVVKVL